From a region of the Oryza sativa Japonica Group chromosome 6, ASM3414082v1 genome:
- the LOC4340941 gene encoding probable aquaporin TIP2-2, whose translation MSGNIAFGRFDDSFSAASLKAYVAEFISTLVFVFAGVGSAIAYTKLTGGAPLDPAGLVAVAVCHGFGLFVAVAIGANISGGHVNPAVTFGLALGGQITILTGVFYWIAQLLGAIVGAVLVQFCTGVATPTHGLSGVGAFEGVVMEIIVTFGLVYTVYATAADPKKGSLGTIAPIAIGFIVGANILVAGPFSGGSMNPARSFGPAVASGDYTNIWIYWVGPLVGGGLAGLVYRYVYMCGDHAPVASSEF comes from the exons atgTCGGGCAACATCGCCTTCGGCCGCTTCGATGACTCCTTCAGCGCGGCCTCCCTCAAGGCCTACGTCGCCGAGTTCATCTCCACcctcgtcttcgtcttcgccgGCGTCGGCTCCGCCATCGCCTACA CCAAGTtgaccggcggcgcgccgcTTGACCCGGCCGGGCTGGTCGCCGTGGCGGTGTGCCACGGGTTCGGGCTGTTCGTGGCGGTGGCCATCGGCGCCAACATCTCCGGCGGCCACGTCAACCCGGCCGTCACCTTCGGCCTCGCCCTCGGCGGCCAGATCACCATCCTCACCGGCGTCTTCTACTGGATCGCCCAGCTCCTCGGCGCCATCGTcggcgccgtcctcgtccaGTTCTGCACCGGCGTG GCGACACCGACGCACGGGCTGTCCGGCGTGGGCGCGTTCGAGGGCGTGGTGATGGAGATCATCGTCACCTTCGGGCTGGTGTACACCGTgtacgccaccgccgccgaccccaAGAAGGGGTCGCTCGGCACCATCGCGCCCATCGCCATCGGCTTCATCGTCGGCGCCAacatcctcgtcgccggccccTTCTCCGGCGGCTCCATGAACCCGGCGCGCTCCTTCGGCCCCGCCGTCGCCAGCGGCGACTACACCAACATCTGGATCTACTGGGTCGGccccctcgtcggcggcggcctcgccggcctcgtctACCGGTACGTCTACATGTGCGGCGACCACGCCCCCGTTGCCAGCAGCGAGTTCTAA
- the LOC107278311 gene encoding uncharacterized protein has translation MGLLQQGCPRRRARPENGAAGDGGSRADASFPQAAHGLGAAGSASSAAARNGSSSSSLLSRRLRRSSAVEMMREWERRRARKRRPLGGEVAGGTAAECAAVFCCFPFTVVELVVLAAVRVPAAPFEVALPPRPLGLVVGGGSERKRSKAGEAKRRRGEAQGPYAAALKAAHLAPDELARLMLHHCSMGAAAIPSPFPSIAW, from the coding sequence ATGGGGCTGCTGCAGCAAGGGTGCccacggcggcgcgcacgcCCGGAGAAtggtgcggccggcgacggcggctcccggGCCGACGCGAGCTTCCCCCAGGCGGCACacgggctcggggcggcggggtcgGCGTCGTCAGCAGCGGCGAGGAAcggttcgtcgtcgtcgtcgttgttgtcGAGGAGGCTGAGGAGGTCGTCGGCCGTGGAGATGATGAGGgagtgggagcggcggcgggcgcggaagcggcggccgctgggcggggaggtggcgggcgggacggcggcggagtGCGCCGCGGTTTTCTGCTGCTTCCCCTTCACCGTCGTTGAGCTCGTCGTCCTAGCGGCCGTCCGCGTCCCCGCCGCGCCATTCGAggtggcgctgccgccgcgtcCACTCGGCcttgtcgtcggcggcggctccgagCGCAAGCGGAGCAAGGCGGGCGAAGCAAAGCGGCGGAGGGGCGAGGCTCAGGGTCCATACGCGGCTGCGCTAAAAGCGGCGCACCTCGCACCCGACGAGCTGGCGCGCCTCATGCTCCATCACTGCTCCATGGGAGCAGCCGCCataccctctccctttccctctATAGCCTGGTAA
- the LOC4340940 gene encoding xyloglucan endotransglucosylase protein 7 gives MAKALLAVVVVAVAAVLELGLVGANFQDQCDITWEPQNAKMTEGGDHLTLSLVSNSSGCMLRTKKQFIYGSVSTRIQLVKGNSAGTVTTYYTSSIGDKHDEIDFEFLGNSSGLPYTFHTNVFADGVGSREMQFRPWFDPTDGYHNYTIFWNPCMIVWFVDSIPIRVFRNHEKEGVPFPTKRPMYAFSSIWAAEDWATQGGRVKTDWTKAPFVAEYRDIGLNICECPGSGSGSSSSFSSSSSSTSGDAEDPACAQRCATSDHWYAAEGLCQLSDKQLRQMKAVQLGYTIYDYCADAQAKGRPVPPECSMPQY, from the exons ATGGCGAAGgctctcctcgccgtcgtcgtcgtcgccgtggcggcggtgctcgAGCTGGGGCTCGTCGGAGCCAACTTCCAGGATCAGTGTGACATCACGTGGGAGCCACAGAACGCCAAGATGACGGAGGGAGGAGACCACCTCACGCTCTCCCTTGTCAGCAACTCCTCTG GTTGTATGCTCCGGACCAAGAAGCAGTTCATCTACGGCAGCGTGTCGACTCGCATCCAGCTTGTGAAGGGCAACTCGGCCGGCACCGTCACCACCTACTAC ACATCGTCCATCGGCGACAAACACGACGAGATCGACTTCGAGTTCCTGGGCAACTCCAGCGGCCTCCCCTACACCTTCCACACCAACGTCTTCGCCGACGGCGTCGGCAGCCGCGAGATGCAGTTCCGCCCCTGGTTCGACCCCACCGACGGCTACCACAACTACACCATCTTCTGGAACCCCTGCATGATCGT gtgGTTCGTGGACAGCATCCCAATCAGGGTGTTCCGGAACCACGAGAAGGAAGGGGTGCCGTTCCCGACAAAGCGGCCGATGTACGCCTTCTCCAGCATCTGGGCGGCGGAGGATTGGGCCACGCAGGGTGGCCGCGTCAAGACGGACTGGACCAAGGCCCCTTTCGTCGCCGAGTACCGTGACATCGGCCTCAACATCTGTGAGTGCCCCGGCTCAGGCTctggctccagctccagcttcagctccagctccagctctacCTCCGGCGATGCCGAGGACCCAGCGTGCGCGCAGCGGTGCGCGACGTCGGACCACTGGTACGCGGCGGAGGGGCTGTGCCAGCTGAGCGACAAGCAGCTGCGGCAGATGAAGGCGGTGCAGCTGGGCTACACCATCTACGACTACTGCGCCGACGCCCAGGCCAAGGGACGCCCCGTGCCGCCGGAGTGCAGCATGCCGCAGTACTGA